The DNA window GGGAACATTTATACATTGAACACTTCTCTTGACCTGACTTTACTGTTTCATGCCAATTATTCATACTCCGGTTGAAGCATTTGTACAAAATAACAAATAGAGACGGGATTGACTGACTAGATCAGATAaatcccttttcaaaaaaagttacaaaaatttcaaaacagttCCGTTTTGGTATTGTTTCCAACTATATAGACAATCAACAAAGTGAATGAAGATGTTCAACGAACGATTGATTTGTTAGACTTGCACTCCATTTACATAAGAGGgtgttcatttcattcattaccTATCAATACAAATGTCTTACAAAGCTAATGTCCTTAAAGCTATCATACCGTAGTTCGATTCGAATCTCCTGCCAGTCGGTCCACGATCTAAGGAGAAagcaaaacgtttttttttgtgaataggACACTAATCGCATTTTCGTTTTCGACATTGCACTAaactgcccataacagcataagagtcccatgtggaaaaacagcaagccgagaaaaacgctgttcaagtttgtcccatccattgagccaaatggatgggacaaccatgttttggtatttttttttatattttctgaacaaacccggtaatcttatttgtgcagtgtgattcagtggtgatacagaatacaatccaacggataactcattttcgacaaaaatccacatgggactcttatgcgtttatgggcagtaaaCCGGTGTCACATTTTTGTCACACAGCTCCGGTGTAGCACCATGTGCAAACAAAAATGGTATAACCTTCGCATTACCTTACTAACTCCCGGCATATTGAGGAATCGGCCTAACACCGGTACCCTTCGCAGGAAATTGATGGCCACCGGAAAGAATCCGCTAAACAGCAGAATAAAGCCGTACGTTTCGATCAGCATACCGATCAACGGGTACCCTAGCAAGACAATCATTATGCCACCGAAAAAGGCGATCGACGCCTTGACTTTGTGTTTCTGGAAGAAGAACCGGAAGGTTCGCTCGAGTCCGATCACACACGCCAATCCGCAGATGAAGAGAATCTAAGCAGGgagaaaatcgataaaaaatgaaGGAGATAAGGATACCTACTTACATTCCCGATAGCTAATAGTCCTTTGTCGAAGAGGAGAAGGACACCGAGGAACAGAAAGGCCACTCCGAACCCGGCCAAACCAACGCCGATCTCTGTGGATATAACGCAGctataataacaataatttcaaggCACAGAAAAAGAACTCAATACTCACTCTGTGTGTCACTAATCTCGAACATTTTGTTAATACAAATAGTATGTTTATACAGAAACGAGTTTGTAGCTGCTGTTATTACTCTAATAAATGTTCCTCCACGTCATTAGTATTTGTTGATGTTCTAAGTAGCGCCGGAATAAGCTACTCTCAAAGTAATCAATCGAAAAGGATTTTCTGAGCCATTGTCTTTTTAGTGATCCATACTTTTACGACATTTCACTTTGCTTTTTATGAATATAAATCTGGATTGGTTATGCTGAATTTAAATCAACTTTTATTTCGCGAATTTCTTCAACACACAAAATGATTGCTGATCaaaaaatatgacagtcaattcAATTGAATTTCCGAAACCACAACGTTGACGTTAATACGCGGTCATTGTACAGGGGCGACGCGATTTGTAAGAACTTGAAAATGATTAGCGAGATTACGTTTTCAAATGGTCCCAAGTGACACAAATacatataaaatttatttagggtcaatttcttcaccctcgctcaaattatattaatAAGGACAAGTTGATGGCGtaagaaaatcaatagttttaagcTCGATTTTAAAGTCcaactgagaaagcttggaaaagcagCCTCCttgaaaaaaacagttttgtctcacaccgttggaaaaatcttcatgaaaatgaatcagtTATACACTATCAATGCTCCGaatacattttcattttcatgaagattttacCAACGGGGAATCTTTAGGGAAAATTTTCCGCCAAGATCTTTCCAAACTGTCAAATCAAAAGCTCTGCTGCTTCTAAAAATACCCACAGTATCAAAATAGCAAgtctttaaaaaataaaaacattcttTTCCACGCCGGAAAcaatacacacagaaaaaaatgttggtaaaaataagtttttcactcttagcaaaaaaaaaacaacgcatactcttagtttgaaaaaaaaaacttttattttgattactattcttcattagcttaaaaggaaaacttttatcttGATTActattcttgattaattctcgacaaacataggattacggcgtaaaagccaactgtcaaaattctctttgaaaggaaattccggatatACCGTTACTGGCCGAATACAGCACATAGCAGCTATCGataaagaaaacttttctctttaatctactgccaacatctgtgatttgcgagttacggtttgtccggaatttccattcaaagtgaatattgacagttggcttttaagccgtaatcatatgtttgtcgagaatttaaaagttttactttcaacctaatagtaggcgttagttgttttttgctaagagcggaacactcttacttttaccaatatttttttctgtgtgtaggtaccatgagaaactggaagtactccggagaaaaccgttcctgtactctcttcttctcctttttcttcttctggtagcaaaccggactaaaaaggagcaagtattttttgctcctgtttactccggagtgactttcGTGTACTGGAATAAACCTAATTTATATCGGTTTGTTCCCGGTCGGGCTTTGAGTGGAGaattttaaaatcccgtgacatttcccgcggttgggtttacatttcatgaaaactgtcatttttgtgtagacttaTTTGCCACCACAAGATTTAAAATCCTGATATGGTTATTTGGGTGCAGAGACTTCGTTTTGGATCACTGTCAAGAACGAACCAATCGAACAACTCCCTATACCCTCTAAGGACGGTTGGTtttaaaatcgtccaatgaaggacgttcattGGACCAACGTTGGACGAGGTCCAAAATAACCATTCAACAGACGACCCCacacacttaatttaaattactgggtacagtaaaattttgctggggttttgaacagcaaaccgttcggtaatcaattcagtaaaacaatttggtaccgaactctccgcaatccgttctatccaaacgtcaaaaaacactggtcagtcagcagtttcctctgaaaatggcgacttgacagatgatttgcagtacctgttttgtaagtttttgacgaggttcgttcgtaatgtttatgtaccgaaaaaaacagaagagctgataaattcagtgaaaaatattgcgggtttcagtaaattattcgaaaaattactgaaaatcgccaaaaaatgaaaactattctgcaaatttttaaacaatttgctgacagctccttaaaaatatcactttactgaacaagtcgtcaaaagaaattactgaacaagtttAGACTGGGTTAGTGTGCAGTCAAAAAAGGCGGACGACCATGGTCAGGCGATATAAACactttgacgtttgactcaacttgCCTGTA is part of the Topomyia yanbarensis strain Yona2022 chromosome 1, ASM3024719v1, whole genome shotgun sequence genome and encodes:
- the LOC131677336 gene encoding vesicle transport protein GOT1B, with product MFEISDTQKIGVGLAGFGVAFLFLGVLLLFDKGLLAIGNILFICGLACVIGLERTFRFFFQKHKVKASIAFFGGIMIVLLGYPLIGMLIETYGFILLFSGFFPVAINFLRRVPVLGRFLNMPGVSKIVDRLAGDSNRTTNTY